One segment of Solanum stenotomum isolate F172 chromosome 1, ASM1918654v1, whole genome shotgun sequence DNA contains the following:
- the LOC125847111 gene encoding long chain acyl-CoA synthetase 1-like: MSKFGLKVEEGKEGKNGEPSIGPVYRNPIAKNGFPSADPDLSTAWQLFRSAVEKYPGNRMLGWRDFKDGKWGPYNWKTYKEAYEETLQTGSALRAHGIEPGARIGIYGANCPQWIVAMEACSAHSLICVPLYDTLGSGAVDFIIEHAEIDIVFVQDKKVKELLNEECTHAKRLKLIVCFTSLQQEEKDKAVSMDIKPYSWNEFLNMGKENPSEPSPPQPLDICTIMYTSGTSGEPKGVILTHENMTASVTGVDHFMEEFEDKMTVDDVYISFLPLAHILDRMIEEFFFHRGASVGYFHGNINEIQEDMMELKPTFLAGVPRVYEKVHEGVLKALEELNPFRRHMFHVLYNFKLKWMNLGYKQKYASRLADLLAFRKVKNRLGGRIRLIVSGGAPLSSEVEEFLRVTSCGFVLQGYGLTETCGLATIGHPDEMCMLGTVGPPFVFTEVRLEEVPEMGYDPLADPPRGEICVRGRTTFSGYYKNPELTKEAIKDGWFHTGDIGEMMPNGVVKVIDRKKNVIKLSQGEYVALEYLEKVYGIAPIVEDIWVYGDSFKSMLVAVVAPHEGNTKKWADKNGHKGSITELCSLQDLNQYVLLELKSAAERNKLRGFENIKGVILEPQPFEFDKELVTATMKKRRERLLKRYKVEIDDLYKRLNAAAKR; this comes from the exons ATGAGCAAGTTTGGTTTGAAGGTTGaggaaggaaaagaagggaaaaatggaGAGCCATCTATTGGTCCTGTTTATAGAAATCCAATAGCTAAAAATGGTTTTCCATCAGCTGATCCTGATTTGTCTACAGCTTGGCAACTCTTTAG ATCAGCTGTTGAAAAATATCCAGGAAACAGAATGCTGGGATGGCGTGATTTTAAGGATGGAAAG tGGGGTCCTTATAATTGGAAAACCTACAAAGAAGCTTATGAAGAGACTTTGCAGACTGGTTCTGCATTACGGGCTCACGGAATTGAACCT GGTGCTCGAATTGGAATTTATGGAGCCAATTGTCCTCAGTGGATAGTAGCAATGGAG GCTTGCAGTGCCCACAGTTTGATATGTGTTCCTCTCTATGATACCCTCG GATCCGGCGCTGTAGATTTTATTATTGAACATGCTGAGATTGATATCGTTTTTGTTCAAGATAAGAAAGTGAAAGAA CTTCTAAATGAAGAGTGCACACACGCTAAACGCCTGAAAT TGATCGTGTGTTTCACTTCGCTACAACAGGAAGAGAAGGATAAGGCAGTTTCTATGGATATCAAGCCATACTCTTGGAATGAATTTCTCAACATG GGTAAAGAGAATCCATCAGAGCCTTCTCCGCCGCAGCCATTAGACATATGTACAATCATGTATACTAGTGGAACTAGCGGAGAACCGAAAGGTGTAATATTGACTCATGAAAATATGACAGCATCTGTAACAGGAGTTGATCATTTTATGGAAGAATTCGAAGACAAG aTGACAGTGGATGATGTGTACATATCTTTCCTACCACTTGCTCATATACTTGATCGGATGATTGAAGAGTTCTTCTTTCATAGGGGTGCTTCTGTTGGCTACTTCCATGGG AATATCAATGAGATACAAGAAGACATGATGGAGTTGAAGCCAACCTTTTTGGCTGGAGTACCTCGAGTTTATGAAAAAGTGCATGAAG GTGTACTGAAAGCACTTGAAGAACTCAATCCCTTCAGGAGGCACATGTTCCATGTGCTATATAACTT CAAGCTTAAATGGATGAATCTTGGGTACAAACAGAAGTATGCTTCACGGCTGGCTGATCTACTAGCTTTTAGAAAG GTTAAGAATAGGCTAGGTGGCAGGATTCGCCTCATAGTCTCTGGTGGTGCTCCTTTAAGCAGTGAGGTGGAAGAGTTCTTAAGGGTTACCTCCTGTGGATTTGTCCTACAAGGCTACG GTTTGACAGAGACTTGTGGTTTGGCCACCATTGGGCATCCAGATGAAATGTGCATGCTTGGAACTGTTGGTCCACCATTTGTCTTCACAGAAGTTCGTCTCGAGGAAGTTCCTGAAATGGGATATGATCCCCTAGCAGACCCTCCCCGGGGAGAGATATGCGTGAGAGGGAGGACCACTTTTTCTGGATACTACAAAAATCCAGAGTTGACAAAAGAGGCTATCAAAGATGGATGGTTTCATACAG GTGACATCGGAGAAATGATGCCTAATGGAGTTGTAAAAGTCATTGATCGaaagaaaaatgttataaaGCTATCACAAGGAGAATATGTTGCATTGGAATATCTGGAAAAGGTTTATGGTATTGCGCCCATCGTTGAAGAT ATATGGGTATATGGGGACAGCTTCAAGTCCATGCTGGTAGCAGTCGTGGCGCCACATGAAGGGAACACGAAAAAATGGGCTGATAAAAATGGGCACAAGGGTTCAATTACTGAACTTTGTTCCCTCCAAGACCTAAACCAATATGTTCTCCTTGAGCTGAAATCTGCTGCAGAAAGGAACAAG CTAAGAGGTTTCGAGAACATCAAAGGAGTGATTCTGGAACCTCAACCTTTTGAGTTTGACAAGGAGTTGGTAACAGCAACAATGAAAAAGAGAAGGGAGAGATTGCTTAAGCGTTACAAG GTGGAGATTGATGACCTTTACAAAAGGCTTAATGCAGCAGCTAAACGCTAA
- the LOC125847097 gene encoding probable pre-mRNA-splicing factor ATP-dependent RNA helicase DEAH2 — protein sequence MGTERKRKVSLFDVVDDSAAKKLNGGLNGGNSLTASINKWNGKPYSQRFYDILEKRKTLPVWHQKEEFLQALKSNQTLILVGETGSGKTTQIPQFVLDAVEVETADKRRKYMIGCTQPRRVAAMSVSRRVAEEMDVVIGEEVGYSIRFEDCTSAKTVLKYLTDGMLLREAMADPLLERYKVIILDEAHERTLATDVLFGLLKEVLKNRPDLKLVVMSATLEAEKFQGYFFGAPLMKVPGRLHPVEIFYTQDPERDYLEAAIRTVVQIHTCEPPGDILVFLTGEEEIEDACRKITKEIGNMGDQVGPVKPVPLYSTLPPAMQQKIFEPAPPPVVEGGPPGRKIVVSTNIAETSLTIDGIVYVIDPGFAKQKVYNPRVRVESLLVSPISKASAHQRSGRAGRTQPGKCFRLYTEKSFHNDLQPQTYPEILRSNLANTVLTLKKLGIDDLVHFDFMDPPAPETLMRALEVLNYLGALDDDGNMTRLGEIMSEFPLDPQMGKMLVVSPEFNCSNEILSISAMLSVPNCFVRPREAQKAADEAKNRFGHIDGDHLTLLNVYHAYKQNQEDPQWCYENFINQRALKSADNVRQQLSRIMARFNLKLCSTDFNSREYYVNIRKAMLAGYFMQVAHLERTGHYLTVKDNQVVHLHPSNCLDHKPEWVIYNEYVLTSRNFIRTVTDIRGEWLVDIAPHYYDLANFPQCEAKRVLERLYKKREREKDESKSKK from the exons ATGGGGACCGAGCGGAAGAGGAAGGTGAGCTTGTTTGATGTGGTGGATGACTCGGCCGCGAAGAAGCTCAATGGAGGCTTAAATGGTGGAAACAGCTTGACGGCTTCGATCAACAAGTGGAATGGAAAGCCTTACTCACAGagattttatgatattttggaGAAGAGGAAGACTCTTCCAGTTTGGCATCAAAAGGAGGAGTTCTTACAGGCTTTGAAATCTAATCAAACTCTTATCTTGGTCGGTGAAACTGGTAGTGGTAAAACCACTCAG ATTCCACAGTTTGTTTTGGATGCTGTTGAAGTAGAGACAGCTGATAAGCGCAGGAAATATATGATAGGTTGCACTCAACCTCGGAGGGTGGCTGCGATGTCTGTCTCTCGTCGTGTTGCTGAAGAGATGGATGTTGTAATTGGGGAAGAAGTTGGATATAGCATTCGTTTTGAGGACTGCACTAGTGCTAAAACTGTTTTAAA ATACTTAACAGATGGTATGCTTTTAAGAGAAGCAATGGCAGATCCTCTATTGGAACGCTACAAAGTAATTATTCTTGATGAAGCTCATGAAAGAACTTTGGCAACAGATGTCCTGTTTGGGCTTTTGAAGGAGGTGTTGAAAAATAGACCAGACCTAAAGCTAGTTGTTATGAGTGCCACACTTGAAGCAGAGAAGTTTCAGGGTTACTTCTTTGGTGCACCTCTCATGAAAGTTCCTGGAAGGCTCCATCCGGTGGAAATTTTCTACACTCAGGATCCTGAGAGAGACTATCTTGAGGCTGCCATTCGGACTGTTGTGCAGATACACACATGTGAACCTCCTGGTGACATTCTTGTTTTCCTCACCGGAGAAGAGGAGATTGAAGATGCATGTCGCAAAATCACAAAGGAAATTGGTAATATGGGTGATCAAGTAGGCCCTGTTAAACCGGTGCCTCTTTATTCTACACTTCCCCCCGCTATGCAGCAAAAGATATTTGAACCGGCCCCACCACCAGTTGTGGAGGGTGGTCCTCCTGGCAGGAAGATCGTTGTGTCAACCAACATTGCAGAAACATCTTTGACAATAGATGGCATTGTTTATGTCATAGATCCAGGATTTGCTAAGCAAAAGGTTTATAATCCAAGGGTGCGTGTGGAATCTTTGTTGGTGTCTCCTATTTCAAAGGCCAGTGCACACCAGAGATCAGGACGTGCTGGAAGAACACAGCCAGGAAAATGCTTTAGACTTTACACGGAGAAAAGCTTCCATAATGACCTTCAACCACAGACATATCCAGAAATACTACGGTCAAATTTGGCTAATACAGTTCTAACTCTGAAGAAGCTAGGTATTGATGACCTGGTTCATTTTGATTTTATGGATCCTCCTGCCCCCGAGACGTTGATGAGAGCACTAGAGGTTTTAAATTACTTGGGAGCATTGGATGATGATGGAAACATGACCCGGTTGGGTGAGATAATGAGTGAATTTCCTCTCGACCCTCAGATGGGGAAAATGCTTGTTGTCAGCCCAGAATTCAACTGCTCCAACGAGATCCTCTCAATATCTGCCATGCTATCAG TACCCAATTGCTTTGTCCGGCCTAGGGAGGCTCAAAAAGCTGCGGATGAAGCAAAGAATCGGTTCGGTCACATAGATGGGGATCATTTGACGTTGCTGAATGTGTATCATGCCTACAAACAAAACC AGGAGGATCCTCAATGGTGTTATGAGAACTTCATCAATCAGAGGGCACTCAAATCAGCTGACAATGTGAGGCAACAACTTTCTCGCATAATGGCCAGGTTCAACCTCAAGTTATGCAGCACAGACTTCAACAGTCGCGAGTACTATGTGAACATAAGAAAGGCTATGTTAGCTGGATATTTCATGCAGGTTGCACACCTAGAGCGTACTGGGCATTATCTAACCGTTAAAGACAATCAA GTGGTACACTTGCATCCTTCAAATTGCCTGGATCACAAGCCAGAATGGGTTATATATAATGAATATGTCTTAACAAGCAGAAATTTCATCCGCACTGTAACTGATATACGTGGTGAATG GTTGGTTGATATTGCACCACACTACTATGACCTTGCAAACTTTCCACAATGCGAAGCAAAACGAGTGCTTGAGCGGTTATACAAGAAGCGGGAGCGAGAAAAAGATGAAAGCAAGAGCAAAAAATGA
- the LOC125853668 gene encoding WRKY transcription factor 23 translates to MKMESYKDIKMEDHHPMYFIDNNNFGVTNHSLISDYNINTSSLGFMELLGFHQDFYSSASVFELPKEENYCPAVCVSEEEEVKPSSVAPGNQIISSTTVATGNVLNTPSTPNCSSISSEGHGDADGEVENHEQQNTKTKQQLKAKKTVSQKKQKEPRFAFMTKSEVDFLEDGYRWRKYGQKAVKNSPFPRNYYRCTNATCNVKKRVERCFSDPSIVVTTYEGKHTHPSPMNMMMSRPNCYPINPLLPSPGAFTLPMQFNINQSFNNLAMNNQLDHAAFVAQGRRFCSNTEMLGDQGIDLQDLMPSAVLKHEYNR, encoded by the exons ATGAAAATGGAAAGCTACAAAGACATTAAAATGGAAGATCATCACCCAATGTATTTCATTGACAATAACAATTTTGGAGTTACTAACCATTCATTAATCTCAGATTACAACATAAACACATCGTCTTTGGGTTTCATGGAGTTATTGGGTTTTCATCAAGACTTTTATTCATCAGCTTCAGTTTTTGAGTTACCAAAAGAAGAAAACTACTGTCCTGCAGTTTGTGtatctgaagaagaagaagtaaagCCATCATCTGTAGCGCCTGGGAACCAAATAATTAGTAGTACTACTGTAGCTACAGGTAACGTATTGAATACACCATCTACCCCTAATTGCTCCTCCATTTCCTCTGAAGGACATGGAGATGCAGATGGAGAAGTAGAAAATCATGAGCAACAAAACACAAAGACTAAACAACA GTTGAAAGCGAAGAAAACAGTTAGTCAGAAGAAGCAGAAAGAGCCGAGATTTGCGTTTATGACAAAGAGTGAGGTTGATTTTCTTGAAGATGGTTATAGATGGAGAAAATACGGACAAAAAGCTGTTAAAAACAGTCCTTTCCCCAG GAACTATTATCGCTGCACAAATGCAACATGTAATGTAAAGAAGAGAGTAGAGCGATGTTTCAGTGACCCAAGCATTGTGGTGACTACCTACGAAGGAAAACATACTCATCCAAGTCCCATGAATATGATGATGTCCCGTCCTAACTGCTATCCAATAAATCCACTACTCCCTTCACCTGGAGCCTTCACTCTGCCAATGCAGTTCAACATCAATCAGTCCTTCAACAACTTAGCCATGAATAATCAGCTTGATCATGCTGCTTTTGTTGCTCAAGGAAGGCGTTTTTGCAGTAATACCGAAATGCTGGGAGATCAGGGGATTGATCTCCAGGATCTTATGCCTTCAGCGGTGCTAAAACACGAGTACAacagatga